One Zootoca vivipara chromosome 9, rZooViv1.1, whole genome shotgun sequence DNA window includes the following coding sequences:
- the LOC118094295 gene encoding rho-related BTB domain-containing protein 2, whose amino-acid sequence MDLDLDYERPNVETIKCVVVGDNAVGKTRLICARACNATLTQYQLLATHVPTVWAIDQYRVCQEVLERSRDVVDEVSISLRLWDTFGDHHKDRRFAYGRSDVVVLCFSLANPNSLRHVTSMWYPEIKHFCPRTPIVLVGCQLDLRYADLEAVNRARRPLAKPIKPSDILPPECGHEVAKELGVPYYETSMVAQFGIKDVFDNAIRAALISRRHLQFWKSHLKKVQRPLLQAPFLPPKPPPPVIHIPEPAPGKGRGPDALFRQPLCADVVFCLQGGQRVFAHRVYLATSCSKFYDLFALDSPVAEAAGAKEPAGRTRSLDADTQCGSPAAASLRASQSDDPLRLGRAPRALAGWGRGFVSMRQEAVRDPLTHREKPMAAVYLDGLVQAGPFRVVLEYLYTGRLEQHGADLMQVAAIAELLEVFDLRMMVANILNKESFMNREITKAFHVRRANRIKECLSKGTFADVVFVVDDGLVPAHKPLLLAGCDFMVAMFGSTFRESCAAEVSLPGTNCACLRAVLEFLYTGLFVPTPDLDAMELLVLTNRLCLTRLQALTEQYAVDELVHASLQKVEIDAQVILYLEMTQFHNARQLAAWCLHYLCTNYNSVCRRFPREMKCMSPENQAHFERHRWPPIWYLKEEDRYLRLQRERQLEEEMLQKQHPRRKWCFWRPQHTSHVS is encoded by the exons ATGGATCTGGACCTGGACTATGAGCGCCCCAACGTCGAGACCATCAAGTGCGTGGTGGTGGGCGACAACGCCGTGGGCAAGACCCGCCTCATCTGCGCCAGGGCCTGCAATGCCACGCTCACCCAGTACCAGCTGCTCGCCACCCACGTGCCCACCGTCTGGGCCATCGACCAGTACCGCGTGTGCCAGGAG GTGCTGGAGCGCTCGAGGGACGTGGTGGACGAGGTTAGCATCTCGCTGCGGCTCTGGGACACCTTTGGGGATCACCACAAAGACCGGCGCTTCGCCTACGGCAG GTCGGACGTGGTGGTGCTGTGCTTCTCCCTGGCCAACCCCAACTCCTTGCGGCACGTGACCAGCATGTGGTACCCCGAGATCAAGCACTTCTGCCCGCGCACCCCCATCGTGCTGGTCGGCTGCCAGCTGGACCTGCGCTACGCTGACCTGGAGGCTGTGAACCGCGCTCGGCGACCGCTGGCCAA GCCCATTAAACCGTCGGACATCCTTCCCCCGGAGTGTGGGCACGAGGTGGCAAAGGAGCTGGGCGTCCCCTACTACGAGACCAGCATGGTGGCTCAGTTTGGCATCAAGGACGTCTTTGACAACGCCATCCGCGCCGCCCTCATCTCTCGCCGGCACCTGCAGTTCTGGAAGTCCCACCTGAAGAAGGTCCAGCGCCCCCTGCTGCAGGCGCCTTTCCTGCCCCCCAAGCCTCCCCCGCCTGTCATCCACATCCCCGAGCCGGCGCCCGGAAAGGGCCGGGGCCCCGACGCCCTCTTCCGCCAGCCGCTGTGTGCCGACGTGGTCTTCTGCCTGCAGGGGGGCCAGCGCGTCTTTGCCCACCGGGTCTACCTGGCCACGTCCTGCTCCAAGTTCTACGACCTCTTTGCCCTGGACTCTCCCGTCGCCGAGGCCGCGGGGGCCAAGGAACCGGCGGGGAGGACTAGGAGCTTGGATGCCGACACCCAGTGTGGCTCGCCAGCCGCGGCTTCTCTCCGGGCCTCGCAGAGCGACGACCCCCTGCGCTTGGGTCGGGCGCCCCGGGCGCTGGCGGGCTGGGGCCGGGGCTTTGTCAGCATGCGCCAGGAGGCGGTGCGCGACCCCCTGACGCATCGCGAGAAGCCCATGGCGGCCGTCTACCTGGACGGGCTGGTGCAGGCGGGGCCTTTCCGCGTGGTGCTGGAATACCTGTACACGGGGCGGCTGGAGCAGCACGGCGCCGACCTGATGCAGGTGGCGGCCATCGCCGAGCTGCTGGAGGTGTTTGACCTGCGCATGATGGTGGCCAACATCCTCAACAAGGAGAGCTTCATGAACCGCGAGATCACCAAGGCCTTCCACGTCCGGCGCGCCAACCGCATCAAGGAGTGCCTGAGCAAGGGCACGTTTGCAG ATGTTGTGTTTGTGGTCGACGATGGGTTGGTGCCGGCCCACAAGCCTCTTCTCCTGGCCGGCTGCGACTTCATGGTCGCCATGTTTGGGAGCACCTTCCGGGAGAGCTGCGCTGCGGAG gtctcctTGCCAGGCACCAACTGCGCCTGCCTGCGGGCCGTGCTGGAGTTCCTCTACACGGGCCTCTTTGTCCCCACGCCAGACCTGGACGCCATGGAGCTCTTGGTGCTGACCAACCGCCTTTGCCTGACCCGCCTGCAGGCCCTGACCG AGCAGTACGCAGTGGATGAACTGGTTCATGCCAGCCTGCAGAAGGTGGAGATTGACGCCCAGGTCATCCTCTACCTGGAGATGACGCAG ttccACAATGCCCGCCAGCTGgctgcctggtgccttcactatCTCTGCACCAACTACAACAGCGTCTGCCGCCGCTTCCCCCGCGAGATGAAGTGcatgtctccag agaaCCAGGCCCACTTTGAGCGCCACCGCTGGCCCCCGATCTGGTACCTGAAGGAGGAGGACCGCTACCTGCGCCTGCAGAGAGAGCgccagctggaggaggagatgctGCAGAAACAGCACCCACGGCGCAAGTGGTGCTTCTGGCGCCCCCAGCACACCAGCCACGTCTCctga